Sequence from the Streptomyces sp. R33 genome:
GAGCGGACCGCCCGTGGTGCTGAGCGCCGGGCTCGCCATGGCCTGGTTCGACTGGGACCCCGTCGCCGCACTGCTCGTCGCGCACGGCCGCACCGTCGTCCGCTTCGACCGCCCCGGGCACGGGCTGAGCGCCCCCGCCACCGTCCCGGCGACCGCCGCCGGGGAGGCCCGCCGCATCGCCGGGCTCCTGGACGCGCTCGGCCTGCCCGGCCCGGTCACCGTCGCCGGGCACTCGATCGCCGGGTTCCACGCCGAAGCCTTCGCCCGCCTGTACCCCGAGCGCACCGCCGCCCTGGTCCTGGTCGACACCAGCATCGAGGAGGACCCCCGTACGGTCTGGCCCGCCGGGCTGCGCACCGCCGCCGCCCGCGTGCTCGGCCGGGCCCTGACCGCCGCCGGGCTGCCCGCCGCGCTGGGTCCGCTCGCCCGCCGCGCCGCCGTACGGGCCTCCCGCACCGGCGGCGGCGACCTGGCCGCGCGGCACCTCGTACGCCGCTGCTACCGCACCGGCCGGGTCTGGCGCGGCGCCCTGCTGGAGAACTCCCGCTACCCCGACACCGCCGCCGAGGTCCTGGCGCTGCGGACCGGGCGCCCGCCGTCCGTCCCCGTCACCGTGCTCACGGGGTACGACGGCTCGGCCGGGCGGGGGGCCCTGCGCTGGTGCGAGCGCCAGGCGCGGCTGGCCGACCGGCTCGGCGCCCGCTTCGAGATCGCCGAACCCGCGGGGCACCTGGTCATGCTGGACCGCCCGGGCCGGGTGGCACGGGCGATCCTGGACGCTGGTGGAAGGGAGCCGGGCGGGGCGGGCCGGCCGGACCGGCCGGAGCGGCCGGGTCAGCGCCCCGCGTAGACCTTCTCCACGAAGCCCGCCAGCTGGTGTTCGTCGAGGTGCTGGGCCAGGTCGGCCTCGCTGATCATGCCGACCAGCTTCTTGTCCTTGATGACCGGGAGCCGCTTGATCCGGTGGCTCTCCATCTCGTCCAGCACGTCGGTGACGTCCGCGCCCGCGTCGATCCAGCGCGGGGTGCCCTTGGCCATGTCACCGCAGGTCATCTCGGACGGGTTCAGCCCCTGGGCCACACAGTTCACGACGATGTCGCGGTCGGTGATGATGCCGCAGAGCCGCTCGGCGGCGTCGCTGATGGGCAGGGCGCCCACGTTGAGCCGGCTCATCAGCTGAGCGGCCTCGTCCAGAGTGGCGGTCGCGGGGATCCACTGGGCCCCGGGGTGCATGATGTCTGCCGCGGTGGTCATTGCTTACCTCCTGCGCATGCCGGTGCGGCCGGGCGCGGATGCGCCCGCCTCGGCACCCTCGGGAGGCCGGTGGTGGGAGGGCCTGACGAGGGCGCCCTCCCACCACCGTACGGGCGCGGCCCGTCACCCGCGCGGTGCAGCTCCGCGCTGTTTCAGCATGTCCGCCATGAGCGTGAGCTCCGACTGCTGCGCCTCGACCATCCCCCGGGCCAGATCCCGCTCGGCGGGGGTCTTGCACTGCGTCGCACAGCCCTGGGCCATCGCGACCCCGCCCTTGTGGTGGTCGGTCATCAGCTGGAGGTAGAGCACCTCCGCGTCGCGGCCCTCGGCGGCGCCGAGCTGCGCGAGCTCCTCCTTGGTGGCCATGCCGGCCATCAGGGCGCCGGGCTTGGCGGCGGCGCCGCCCATGTCGTGGCCGGCCGTGTCGTGGCTGCTCGTGTCGTGCCCGCTCGTGCCGTGCCCGGCCGCGTCGTGCCCGCTCGTATCGTGCCCGCTCGTACCGTGCCCGGCGTGACCGCCGTGCTGGTCCGCGGACCCCATCCAGGACATCGGCGGCTCGTCGGCCACCACCTTCGGCAGCCCCCACAGGTCCAGCCAGCCCAGCAGCATGCCCCGCTGGTTGGCCTGGGTGTTCGCGATGTCGTACGCGAG
This genomic interval carries:
- a CDS encoding DUF305 domain-containing protein; its protein translation is MTRTYWAAGTAVLLALLFAGAATVTAASDGDGDGSGPSGRAPGLHSPDAGFARDMAVHHQQAVEMSFIVRDRTKDEPVRGLAYDIANTQANQRGMLLGWLDLWGLPKVVADEPPMSWMGSADQHGGHAGHGTSGHDTSGHDAAGHGTSGHDTSSHDTAGHDMGGAAAKPGALMAGMATKEELAQLGAAEGRDAEVLYLQLMTDHHKGGVAMAQGCATQCKTPAERDLARGMVEAQQSELTLMADMLKQRGAAPRG
- a CDS encoding alpha/beta fold hydrolase, producing MTPRTTAHGTGTAPTGRFVRVDGVPLHVVVEGSGPPVVLSAGLAMAWFDWDPVAALLVAHGRTVVRFDRPGHGLSAPATVPATAAGEARRIAGLLDALGLPGPVTVAGHSIAGFHAEAFARLYPERTAALVLVDTSIEEDPRTVWPAGLRTAAARVLGRALTAAGLPAALGPLARRAAVRASRTGGGDLAARHLVRRCYRTGRVWRGALLENSRYPDTAAEVLALRTGRPPSVPVTVLTGYDGSAGRGALRWCERQARLADRLGARFEIAEPAGHLVMLDRPGRVARAILDAGGREPGGAGRPDRPERPGQRPA
- a CDS encoding CBS domain-containing protein, which encodes MTTAADIMHPGAQWIPATATLDEAAQLMSRLNVGALPISDAAERLCGIITDRDIVVNCVAQGLNPSEMTCGDMAKGTPRWIDAGADVTDVLDEMESHRIKRLPVIKDKKLVGMISEADLAQHLDEHQLAGFVEKVYAGR